One window of the Sphaerochaeta associata genome contains the following:
- a CDS encoding rhamnulokinase, whose amino-acid sequence MNKHIAIDLGASNGRVLVGDLKQFEVVHRFVTHNDQILGSFYWNLQSLFSEIKTGLKKAFALYPDQITSIGIDTWGVDYVLTDEKGGLVSLCYHYRDSRTDGMIEKVSSRLGGKMRIYERTGIAFQPFNTLYQLAAMQQERPDAMKAARHYLSVPDLLAYWLCSVMKNERTHASTTQLYDPRTGDWAWDLIDEMQFDRSLFGRIVDSGTILGPLTEEVAHEVCAPKGVVVIASAAHDTASAVAAVPAAEGETPLYISSGTWSLLGVELASPLTDALTMESGFTNEIAASGNVRFLKNIMGMWIQQECVRHWEREEGQPISWKELDEQTLLCQDYQGYIDPADGRFLKPNTYDNLMVDRINGWCDEHGIARPSSKGEYMVAIYRGLARAYEKAIKDLEDVLKTKFTSLYIIGGGCKNEILDQWTASLTGLTVYAGPVEATALGNLVVQAWATGELSSLQEGRDRIRLEQKVKVFQS is encoded by the coding sequence ATGAACAAGCATATTGCCATCGACTTGGGAGCCTCCAACGGTCGGGTTTTGGTAGGGGATCTGAAGCAGTTTGAAGTTGTGCATAGGTTTGTGACCCACAACGACCAGATTCTTGGTTCGTTCTACTGGAACCTCCAGAGTCTGTTCAGTGAGATCAAGACGGGGTTGAAGAAGGCCTTTGCCCTGTACCCTGATCAGATAACCTCCATCGGAATCGACACCTGGGGTGTGGACTATGTCCTCACCGATGAAAAAGGCGGCTTGGTTTCACTGTGTTATCACTATCGTGACAGCCGGACCGACGGTATGATCGAGAAGGTTTCCTCCCGTCTCGGTGGCAAAATGCGCATCTATGAACGGACAGGCATCGCCTTCCAACCGTTCAACACCTTGTATCAGCTTGCCGCCATGCAGCAGGAACGGCCGGATGCCATGAAGGCCGCCCGGCACTACCTGTCGGTGCCCGACCTGCTTGCGTATTGGCTGTGCTCGGTCATGAAAAACGAGCGGACCCATGCTTCGACAACCCAGCTCTATGACCCGAGAACCGGCGATTGGGCCTGGGACCTTATCGATGAGATGCAATTCGACCGATCCCTGTTCGGCCGGATAGTGGACAGCGGCACCATTCTCGGTCCCTTGACCGAGGAGGTGGCTCATGAGGTGTGCGCCCCGAAGGGCGTTGTGGTGATCGCAAGCGCTGCACATGACACTGCAAGTGCTGTGGCTGCAGTCCCTGCCGCCGAGGGAGAGACCCCGCTGTATATCTCCAGTGGTACTTGGTCGCTGCTGGGGGTGGAGCTCGCTTCCCCTCTGACCGACGCCCTGACCATGGAGAGTGGTTTCACCAATGAGATTGCAGCAAGCGGCAACGTGCGCTTTCTGAAGAACATCATGGGAATGTGGATACAGCAGGAGTGTGTACGGCACTGGGAGCGTGAGGAGGGTCAGCCCATCAGCTGGAAGGAACTGGACGAGCAGACGTTGCTCTGTCAGGACTACCAGGGGTATATAGACCCGGCCGACGGCCGTTTTCTCAAGCCAAACACCTATGACAACCTGATGGTCGACCGTATCAACGGCTGGTGTGACGAGCATGGTATTGCGCGTCCTTCCTCCAAGGGCGAGTACATGGTTGCCATCTACCGTGGACTGGCACGTGCCTACGAAAAGGCGATCAAGGACCTGGAGGATGTGCTGAAGACCAAGTTCACTTCCCTGTACATCATCGGGGGAGGGTGCAAGAACGAGATTCTTGACCAATGGACCGCTTCCTTGACCGGCCTTACTGTATATGCGGGACCTGTAGAGGCGACTGCTCTTGGCAATCTGGTGGTTCAGGCATGGGCAACCGGCGAACTGTCGAGTCTGCAGGAAGGCCGGGACAGAATTCGTCTTGAGCAGAAGGTGAAGGTCTTTCAGAGCTGA
- a CDS encoding sugar ABC transporter ATP-binding protein has product MESTFALEMESITKVFPGVRALDDVTFRVKPGTVHALMGENGAGKSTLMKCLFGIYKEDEGTIKLNGVVHRFKDSHDALQNGVSMIHQELSNVPERSVAQNIYLGREPLKKTGLIDHKRMNDDTKSLLKRLEIDIRPDRRIGSLSISMQQTCEIAKAVSYNSHVVVMDEPTSSLTDNEVAHLFKIIRQLKSQNVAVIYISHKMEEIFAIADEVSVMRDGKMIGTYPAAGLTNDTLISLMVGRDANLRFPTVKSSIGEEILRVENLTALNPRSFKDISFSLKRGEILGIGGLVGAQRTELMEAIFGVRATSGGRIFIKGEEVAGITPRKAIEHGLGMITEDRRGSGIFPLLDISTNTSIASLKEYLSRIGLLQHKQLKEEATKYNEALRTKTPTMETLIQNLSGGNQQKVIISRWLMTLPDILIMDEPTRGIDVGAKYEIYQIMCQLVEQGKAIIMVSSEMPELIGMSNRVMVLCNGRCTGVLDKQQCSQESIMRLATKFM; this is encoded by the coding sequence ATGGAAAGCACATTCGCCTTGGAAATGGAGTCGATCACCAAGGTATTTCCCGGAGTCCGGGCCTTGGATGATGTCACCTTCCGGGTAAAACCAGGGACGGTTCACGCCCTCATGGGCGAGAATGGTGCGGGCAAATCGACGTTGATGAAGTGTTTGTTCGGTATCTACAAGGAAGATGAGGGGACCATCAAGCTCAACGGTGTGGTCCACCGTTTCAAGGATAGTCATGATGCCCTTCAGAACGGAGTCTCGATGATTCACCAGGAACTCTCGAACGTTCCTGAACGATCGGTCGCGCAGAATATCTATCTCGGCCGCGAGCCGTTGAAGAAGACGGGCTTGATTGATCACAAACGGATGAACGATGATACTAAGTCTTTGCTCAAGCGCCTTGAGATCGACATCAGGCCCGACCGCAGGATCGGTTCCTTGTCCATCTCCATGCAACAGACCTGCGAGATCGCCAAGGCTGTCTCCTACAACAGCCACGTAGTTGTGATGGACGAACCGACCAGTTCCCTGACCGATAATGAAGTCGCCCACCTGTTCAAGATCATCCGTCAGTTGAAGTCTCAAAACGTAGCTGTAATCTACATCTCGCATAAGATGGAAGAGATCTTCGCCATTGCCGATGAAGTGAGTGTGATGCGTGATGGAAAAATGATCGGCACCTATCCTGCCGCCGGGCTGACCAACGATACATTGATCAGTCTGATGGTCGGTCGGGATGCCAACCTCCGCTTTCCCACCGTAAAAAGCAGCATCGGAGAAGAGATCCTGCGTGTGGAGAACCTTACCGCACTCAATCCGCGTTCCTTCAAGGACATCTCCTTCTCGCTGAAGCGGGGTGAGATACTGGGTATCGGGGGTTTGGTGGGGGCGCAGCGTACCGAACTGATGGAGGCCATTTTCGGGGTGAGGGCCACAAGTGGAGGCAGGATTTTCATCAAAGGCGAGGAGGTTGCCGGCATAACCCCTCGTAAAGCCATCGAGCACGGGCTTGGTATGATTACCGAGGACCGCAGGGGCAGTGGAATCTTTCCACTGTTGGACATCTCCACCAATACCTCCATTGCCTCGCTGAAGGAGTACCTGAGTAGAATCGGGCTTCTGCAGCATAAGCAGCTCAAAGAGGAAGCGACCAAGTACAACGAGGCCCTGCGCACCAAGACCCCTACCATGGAGACGTTGATCCAGAACCTGTCAGGGGGCAACCAGCAGAAGGTGATCATCAGCAGATGGCTGATGACGTTGCCGGACATCCTGATCATGGATGAGCCGACCCGAGGTATCGACGTCGGGGCGAAGTATGAAATTTATCAGATAATGTGCCAGTTGGTTGAGCAGGGAAAGGCCATCATCATGGTCAGCTCCGAGATGCCCGAGTTGATCGGGATGTCCAACCGGGTCATGGTGTTGTGTAACGGTCGTTGTACCGGCGTTCTGGACAAGCAACAGTGCAGCCAGGAGAGCATCATGCGCCTTGCAACCAAGTTTATGTAA
- a CDS encoding SDR family NAD(P)-dependent oxidoreductase yields MTTFTSNLANEIAPVLRGLTFDGQKGLFVHQTSDKQPSLLLPAVREGDSVEEACALWKRLLSAYTDERQLYPAVIGIDGLSVQYGLGTNYDEAARAEGVSALPTLAPSESRSDVVRDKIALVTGGAQGFGEGMVRSLVEMGAFVYIADMNAEGAKKLADELNYEACITVAKPLAVNVTDETSVAQMMDEVARQTGSMDLFISNAGVLRAGSVKSMQLKDFQFVTNVDYTGFFICTKFASRQMALQNLPSLSYYTDIIAISSKSGLQGSNKNGAYAGAKFGTIGLTQSFALELVEDNIKVNAICPGNFLDGPLWSDPEKGLFVQYLNAGKVPGAKTVADVRRFYESKVPMNRGCRTADVMKAILYIVEQTYETGQAVPVTGGQVMLN; encoded by the coding sequence ATGACGACGTTTACCTCCAATCTAGCCAACGAAATTGCACCCGTACTCAGGGGCTTGACCTTCGATGGTCAGAAGGGCCTTTTTGTGCACCAGACTTCTGACAAGCAGCCTTCACTGCTTCTTCCTGCAGTAAGGGAAGGGGACTCAGTCGAGGAGGCCTGCGCCCTTTGGAAGCGTTTGCTTTCAGCCTATACGGATGAGCGCCAACTCTATCCCGCAGTGATCGGCATCGACGGATTGTCCGTACAGTACGGTTTGGGTACAAATTACGACGAAGCCGCCCGTGCAGAAGGGGTGAGCGCCCTTCCCACCCTTGCTCCTTCAGAGAGCCGCTCTGATGTGGTGCGGGACAAGATCGCCTTGGTTACCGGCGGTGCCCAGGGCTTCGGCGAAGGCATGGTCCGCTCGCTGGTGGAGATGGGAGCCTTTGTGTATATCGCAGATATGAACGCTGAGGGAGCGAAGAAGCTGGCCGATGAGCTCAACTATGAGGCGTGCATCACGGTGGCAAAGCCGCTTGCGGTCAATGTGACCGATGAGACCTCTGTCGCACAGATGATGGATGAAGTAGCCAGGCAGACAGGCAGTATGGATTTGTTCATCTCCAATGCAGGGGTGCTTCGAGCCGGATCGGTCAAGTCGATGCAGTTGAAGGACTTCCAATTCGTCACCAACGTTGACTATACAGGCTTTTTCATCTGCACCAAGTTCGCCTCCCGGCAGATGGCCCTGCAGAATCTTCCTTCGCTATCCTACTATACCGACATCATCGCCATCTCCAGCAAGTCGGGCCTGCAGGGTTCGAACAAGAACGGAGCGTATGCAGGGGCGAAATTCGGCACCATCGGCCTGACGCAGAGCTTTGCCCTGGAACTGGTCGAGGATAATATCAAAGTGAATGCCATATGCCCGGGAAATTTTCTTGACGGCCCCTTGTGGTCGGATCCCGAGAAGGGCTTGTTTGTGCAGTACCTTAACGCCGGCAAGGTTCCAGGGGCCAAGACGGTTGCAGATGTAAGACGGTTCTATGAATCGAAGGTCCCTATGAATCGCGGTTGCAGAACCGCAGATGTCATGAAGGCGATCCTCTACATAGTCGAACAGACCTACGAGACAGGCCAGGCGGTCCCGGTGACCGGCGGCCAGGTCATGCTTAATTAG
- a CDS encoding substrate-binding domain-containing protein translates to MKKLVAVLLVLALLSTAVFAQGSSEAKSDKVKVGALIRNLNEQFVKDYADNLRKLAAEKGVDLNLQDAQGDVARQLDQLNTLITQGYKYFVIIPQDTSATEQMAQQIKAAGGGAAFSNIQPSVAALKVGKDFYLASSPELVAGQYQAQIIDEYFTKYPEKAPGKVLNMLYLLGQLGHPAQISREAGLLDTLKSLGYTVNLIARDTADWSPDKAQEKMDTWLAAHRGKFNLVVAQNDGMALGAVESLITNGLVDNDPSDGTILTFPVIGIDATADALNSMDQNKLYATVLQDSVGQSSTAFELAYAMATKGSATGMTAWGIAPASQVISEEPANDPAVIAQCYLVPFKPVTKVNYKDFM, encoded by the coding sequence ATGAAGAAACTAGTGGCCGTTCTGTTGGTGCTTGCTCTCTTGAGCACCGCTGTCTTTGCTCAGGGTTCATCCGAAGCAAAGAGTGACAAGGTGAAGGTTGGAGCCCTGATCCGCAACCTCAATGAGCAGTTCGTGAAGGACTATGCAGACAATCTTCGCAAGCTCGCAGCCGAGAAGGGTGTGGACTTGAACCTTCAGGATGCACAGGGCGACGTAGCCCGTCAGCTCGACCAGCTGAATACCCTCATCACCCAGGGTTATAAGTATTTTGTGATCATCCCCCAGGATACCAGCGCGACCGAGCAGATGGCTCAGCAGATCAAGGCAGCAGGTGGTGGAGCAGCATTCTCCAACATCCAGCCTTCCGTTGCAGCCCTGAAGGTCGGCAAGGACTTCTATCTTGCTTCCTCTCCTGAATTGGTCGCCGGCCAGTACCAGGCTCAGATCATTGATGAGTATTTCACCAAGTATCCTGAGAAGGCTCCCGGCAAGGTCTTGAACATGCTCTACCTCCTTGGACAGCTCGGTCACCCTGCTCAGATCAGCCGTGAAGCTGGTCTGCTTGATACCCTCAAGAGCCTTGGTTACACCGTCAACCTGATCGCCCGTGATACTGCCGACTGGTCCCCTGACAAGGCACAAGAGAAGATGGACACCTGGTTGGCCGCCCACCGCGGCAAGTTCAACCTCGTGGTTGCGCAGAACGACGGCATGGCCCTCGGCGCAGTTGAATCCTTGATCACCAATGGTTTGGTTGACAACGATCCCAGCGACGGCACCATCCTGACCTTCCCGGTCATCGGTATCGATGCTACCGCCGACGCTCTGAATTCCATGGACCAGAACAAGCTGTATGCTACCGTTCTGCAGGACTCGGTCGGACAGAGCAGCACTGCTTTTGAGCTTGCATATGCCATGGCTACCAAGGGTAGTGCCACCGGTATGACCGCTTGGGGCATTGCTCCCGCCAGCCAGGTAATCAGTGAAGAGCCGGCAAATGATCCCGCCGTCATCGCACAGTGCTATCTGGTTCCCTTCAAGCCCGTCACCAAGGTCAACTACAAGGACTTCATGTAA
- a CDS encoding ABC transporter permease produces the protein MEMKKLLNDSKKLASQYTTWVTFVGLLLLLSVLTQGNALRWNSIRNLLIAESVRSFAALGVGMIIITKGIDLSIGYVVCLTASVAASFAQNPDYASAIYAGQSFPLIVPVVAAVAAGGLFGLFNGYLIAYGKLPPFIATLGSMSIAKGLQLIYTKAAVVGSLNQNFKNISQGSIGPIPNLIIYVIIAAFIVWVVLKHTRQGTHFYAIGGNAQAARVSGINVERDLMMVYTYAGILYGIAGTLLASRLGLANSLTANGMELDAIAAVTVGGVSQSGGVGSVSGMMVGVFTMGLINYGMSFLGVDSYYQQLVKGFIIIVAVYFDMKKYARRS, from the coding sequence ATGGAAATGAAGAAACTGCTGAATGACAGCAAGAAACTTGCAAGCCAGTACACCACGTGGGTCACCTTTGTCGGCCTGCTCCTGCTGCTGTCCGTCCTTACCCAGGGAAACGCGTTGCGTTGGAATAGCATCCGCAATCTGTTGATCGCCGAATCCGTCCGCTCGTTTGCAGCTCTAGGCGTCGGTATGATCATCATCACCAAGGGAATCGACCTCTCCATAGGCTATGTGGTCTGTCTGACAGCCAGCGTCGCCGCTTCTTTCGCCCAGAACCCCGACTATGCTTCGGCGATCTATGCCGGGCAGAGCTTTCCCCTCATTGTTCCTGTCGTTGCAGCGGTTGCGGCCGGTGGTCTGTTCGGACTATTCAACGGGTACTTGATCGCCTATGGAAAACTGCCTCCCTTTATTGCCACACTCGGCTCGATGTCCATCGCCAAGGGGTTGCAGCTCATCTATACCAAGGCTGCAGTAGTCGGCTCGCTGAACCAAAATTTCAAGAACATCAGCCAGGGCAGCATAGGGCCGATTCCCAATCTCATCATTTACGTCATCATCGCAGCTTTCATTGTCTGGGTGGTGCTCAAGCATACCAGGCAGGGTACCCATTTCTATGCCATCGGCGGCAACGCACAGGCTGCGCGTGTATCAGGCATCAATGTCGAGCGTGATTTGATGATGGTTTACACCTATGCTGGAATCTTATATGGTATTGCTGGTACACTGCTTGCCAGCCGCCTGGGTCTTGCCAACTCGCTTACCGCCAACGGCATGGAGTTGGATGCCATTGCCGCCGTAACCGTCGGTGGGGTTTCCCAAAGTGGTGGTGTAGGTTCTGTCAGCGGAATGATGGTCGGTGTCTTCACCATGGGCCTCATCAACTACGGTATGTCCTTCCTCGGGGTGGACAGCTACTACCAGCAGTTGGTAAAAGGGTTCATCATCATCGTGGCCGTCTACTTTGATATGAAAAAATACGCTCGCAGAAGCTAG
- a CDS encoding zinc-binding dehydrogenase, giving the protein MKTRAIRLYGVNDLRLEEFELPKIAEDEILAKVITNSICMSDHKAAEQGPNHKRIPKDIDKNPIMLGHEFCGEIVEVGAKWQSKFKVGSRFSIQPALNYKGTLDAPGYSFPYIGGDATYVIIPHQVMELDCLLPYEGDAFFLGSLAEPVSCVVGTFHAMYHTTNGSYVHQMGIVEGGNLAVLAGVGPMGLSAIDYALHNTHRKPGRLVVTDIDDARLKRAASLYSVEDAKNNGVELIYLNTKEFSDPVAKLMELTDGKGYDDVMVMAPVRALVEQADAILAKDGCLNFFAGPNKTDFTASLNFYNVHYASTHIVGTSGGNTDDMRESLMLMEKGLINPSAMVTHIGGLSAVPEAVINLPNIPGGKKMMYTHLDFPLVALTDLAELGKTNPVFAELAKLVEKHNGLWSAEAEAYLLEHCTKRVKE; this is encoded by the coding sequence ATGAAAACACGTGCCATCCGACTCTATGGAGTCAATGATCTCAGGCTCGAAGAGTTCGAACTTCCCAAGATTGCTGAGGACGAAATCCTTGCAAAAGTCATTACGAACAGTATCTGCATGAGCGACCATAAAGCCGCCGAGCAGGGCCCCAACCATAAGAGAATCCCCAAGGATATCGACAAGAACCCGATCATGCTCGGTCATGAGTTCTGCGGAGAAATCGTAGAGGTCGGTGCAAAGTGGCAGTCCAAGTTCAAGGTGGGTTCCCGCTTCTCCATCCAGCCGGCTCTCAACTACAAGGGAACCCTCGATGCCCCCGGATACTCCTTCCCCTACATTGGGGGTGATGCGACCTATGTGATCATCCCTCATCAGGTGATGGAGCTTGACTGCCTGCTTCCCTACGAAGGCGATGCATTCTTCCTCGGCAGTCTCGCCGAGCCGGTTTCCTGTGTCGTGGGAACCTTCCATGCCATGTATCACACCACAAATGGCAGCTATGTCCACCAGATGGGTATTGTGGAAGGTGGCAATCTCGCCGTATTGGCCGGTGTCGGCCCGATGGGCCTCTCTGCCATCGACTATGCCTTGCACAACACCCACCGCAAGCCCGGTCGGTTGGTGGTCACCGATATCGATGATGCCCGGCTCAAGCGTGCGGCGAGCCTGTACAGCGTTGAGGATGCAAAGAACAACGGTGTGGAGCTGATTTATCTCAACACCAAGGAGTTCAGCGACCCGGTTGCCAAGCTGATGGAGCTCACCGATGGCAAGGGGTATGACGATGTTATGGTGATGGCGCCGGTACGGGCTTTGGTCGAGCAGGCTGACGCCATCCTTGCCAAGGATGGATGCTTGAACTTTTTCGCAGGTCCCAACAAAACCGACTTCACCGCCAGTTTGAACTTCTACAACGTTCACTATGCCTCCACCCACATTGTCGGAACCAGCGGCGGCAATACCGACGATATGCGCGAATCGCTGATGCTGATGGAAAAAGGCTTGATCAATCCCTCGGCCATGGTCACCCATATCGGAGGCCTCTCTGCAGTCCCCGAGGCTGTGATCAACCTGCCCAACATTCCCGGCGGCAAGAAGATGATGTATACGCATCTGGATTTCCCCCTGGTGGCCCTCACCGACCTTGCAGAGCTTGGAAAGACCAATCCAGTTTTTGCCGAGCTTGCAAAGCTGGTGGAGAAGCACAACGGCTTGTGGTCGGCAGAAGCTGAGGCCTATCTGCTCGAGCATTGCACCAAACGAGTCAAGGAGTAA
- a CDS encoding LacI family DNA-binding transcriptional regulator → MSNRETATIKDVAKLAGVSIATVSRVLNKLGVVNPETERKVLSAVTMLHYQRNAVARSLKLKVTKSIGIMVPEISNTFFTEIVEQLEHLLGPLGYALLVCSSENSVIEEKRKLSLLLERNVDGLVVIPVSDVGDHFATPPLSNTPFVMIDRKIEGLGCDVILTDNRKGAFDVTSALIREGRTRIGFLGGDAHVHTSVERLHGFLDAMKAHSLEVEKQFILLGGMTQKAGYTLMKQALSMEGCPDAFFMVNDMVHIGATSYLMAHESKHIRNSMAFATFDYLYYAPLLQFCHYAVAQPLDLIGEAAAQLLIRRMEGDREGFPATIVLEPSIHVMKENGGIVSGGKLKASLYDHSPRFNKVFS, encoded by the coding sequence ATGAGCAATAGAGAGACAGCAACCATCAAGGACGTTGCCAAGTTGGCTGGTGTCTCCATTGCTACGGTAAGCAGGGTGTTGAACAAGCTTGGTGTGGTGAATCCTGAGACGGAGCGGAAGGTTCTCTCGGCTGTAACCATGCTGCACTATCAGCGCAACGCTGTTGCCAGATCCCTCAAGCTCAAGGTGACAAAGAGCATCGGGATCATGGTTCCTGAAATTTCGAACACGTTTTTCACCGAGATCGTTGAACAGCTGGAACATCTGCTCGGCCCTCTTGGCTATGCTCTCTTGGTCTGCAGCTCCGAGAACTCGGTGATTGAGGAGAAGCGCAAGCTCTCCTTGCTGTTGGAGCGAAATGTGGACGGTTTGGTGGTCATTCCTGTCAGCGATGTGGGAGATCATTTCGCGACACCCCCGCTCTCAAACACGCCGTTTGTAATGATCGACCGCAAGATAGAGGGTCTGGGCTGTGATGTAATCCTTACCGACAACCGCAAGGGAGCCTTTGATGTCACCTCGGCCCTCATTCGGGAGGGACGTACACGTATCGGTTTTCTTGGTGGTGATGCACATGTACACACTTCGGTGGAACGTCTGCATGGTTTTTTGGATGCAATGAAAGCTCATTCCCTGGAGGTTGAGAAGCAATTCATCCTTCTGGGTGGTATGACACAGAAAGCCGGCTACACACTGATGAAGCAAGCCCTTTCGATGGAAGGGTGCCCTGATGCATTCTTCATGGTCAATGACATGGTTCATATCGGGGCCACCAGCTACTTGATGGCGCATGAGAGCAAACACATACGAAACAGTATGGCCTTCGCCACATTCGATTATCTCTACTATGCCCCGCTGCTGCAGTTCTGCCACTATGCAGTCGCCCAGCCGCTGGATCTTATCGGAGAGGCTGCCGCCCAGCTTCTGATCCGACGGATGGAAGGGGATAGGGAAGGGTTTCCTGCTACCATTGTACTGGAACCCTCCATCCATGTGATGAAAGAGAACGGGGGGATTGTCTCGGGCGGGAAACTCAAAGCCTCCCTGTATGACCACTCCCCCCGATTCAACAAGGTCTTCAGTTAG
- a CDS encoding PHP domain-containing protein produces MDIQTLERDINDRDASTRMAASVKLGSLIRGGELGRTVTEEVNNHVHTTYSFSPYEPAAAAYAAWKAGLGIVGSIDHDSIGAAAEMLESGRNIGIATTVGFELRVSFLDTPLANRKINNPDSEGIVYMCVHGVAKQHIPAVASFLKPLQEVRNKRNRAQVEALQALVGRYGFDLDFERDVLPLSRFSEGGSVTERHILYAMAGQSIRMFGKGEKLVRFLLSSLGLPLSSKLQSLLLDENNPHYAYDLLGVYKSNFLPRFFIQPDRQECMDVRKVVDFSNSIGAIAAYAYLGDIADSVTGDKKAEEFEDSFLVELMDLLVDCRFPAVTYMPPRNTKEQMARLQSLAKERGLMEISGVDINSSRQSMNCPQLLQSNARHLVDSAWALVAHEKLSSVDARLGLFHPENPLSGKSLQSRLERYAMLGRAMDSFDPYAIIEKF; encoded by the coding sequence ATGGATATACAGACGCTTGAACGGGATATCAATGATCGTGATGCCTCGACTCGCATGGCCGCCTCGGTGAAGCTCGGCTCCCTGATACGGGGGGGTGAGCTTGGCCGTACGGTCACCGAGGAGGTGAACAACCATGTGCATACCACCTATTCCTTCAGCCCCTACGAGCCTGCTGCGGCCGCGTATGCGGCCTGGAAGGCAGGCCTCGGAATTGTAGGCAGCATCGACCACGACAGCATCGGGGCCGCCGCCGAGATGCTGGAATCCGGTCGGAACATCGGCATTGCAACAACCGTAGGCTTTGAGCTGAGGGTGAGCTTTCTCGATACCCCCCTTGCAAACCGGAAAATCAACAATCCCGATAGTGAGGGCATCGTCTACATGTGTGTCCATGGTGTTGCAAAACAACACATTCCTGCGGTCGCTTCTTTTCTCAAGCCGCTGCAGGAAGTCCGGAACAAGCGCAACAGGGCGCAGGTCGAGGCATTGCAGGCCTTGGTGGGCCGTTACGGTTTCGACCTTGACTTCGAGCGCGATGTACTTCCTCTCTCCCGTTTTTCTGAAGGCGGTTCGGTTACCGAGCGCCATATCCTGTATGCCATGGCCGGTCAGAGCATACGGATGTTCGGCAAAGGGGAGAAGCTGGTACGTTTCCTGCTTTCCTCCCTCGGTCTTCCCCTCTCTTCCAAACTGCAATCCCTGTTGTTGGACGAGAACAATCCCCACTATGCCTATGACCTTTTGGGAGTCTATAAAAGCAACTTCCTCCCACGTTTTTTCATCCAGCCAGATAGGCAGGAGTGCATGGATGTCCGCAAGGTGGTCGACTTCTCCAACAGCATAGGAGCCATTGCAGCCTATGCCTACCTTGGGGATATCGCCGATAGTGTGACCGGAGACAAGAAGGCCGAGGAGTTTGAGGACTCTTTTCTGGTCGAGCTTATGGACCTGCTGGTCGACTGCCGTTTCCCGGCAGTCACCTATATGCCGCCGCGTAATACGAAGGAGCAGATGGCCCGCCTGCAGTCGCTTGCCAAGGAGCGGGGTTTGATGGAGATCAGCGGGGTGGATATAAACTCCAGCCGACAAAGCATGAATTGTCCTCAGTTGCTTCAGAGCAACGCACGCCATCTGGTCGACTCTGCCTGGGCTCTCGTCGCCCATGAGAAACTCAGCAGTGTGGATGCAAGACTGGGGCTGTTCCATCCCGAGAATCCGCTCTCCGGTAAGAGTCTGCAATCCAGGCTTGAGCGGTATGCCATGTTGGGGCGGGCCATGGACAGCTTTGACCCCTATGCGATCATCGAGAAATTCTAA